The Mesorhizobium sp. AR02 genomic interval AGCGGCGACTGGCAACGCGTGTCGCGGCTGAGGTTGCGCCAGCGTTCGGAAGCCGGCGACACCGAACCAGCACGCAGACGCTCCTAGAGCCGGATGATTTCAGGTCGAATCAACCTGAAATCTGAATCCGGCTCTAAATCAAAGGAATAGAGCATGATGTCATCCGAAAACCGCTTCACACTTTTCGGCATCATGCTCTAGTCAATTCGATCAAGCAGGGACCATCATGAGCGACATTCTCACCATCGCAGACCTCAAGGATCTCGCGCGCCGGCGCGTGCCCAAGATGTTCTTCGACTATGCCGATTCCGGCGCCTGGACCGAGAGCACCTACCGGGCGAACGAGGAAGACTTCCAGAAGATCAAGTTCCGCCAGCGCGTGCTGGTCGACATGAGCAACCGCTCGCTGGAATCGACCATGATCGGCCAGAAAGTGTCGATGCCGGTGGCGCTGGCACCGACCGGCCTGACCGGCATGCAGCATGCCGATGGCGAGATGCTGGCGGCGCAGGCGGCCGAGGAATTCGGCGTGCCTTTCACCCTGTCGACGATGAGCATCTGCTCGATCGAGGACGTCGCCTCGGTGACGAAGAAACCGTTCTGGTTCCAGCTCTATGTGCTACGCGACAAGGATTTCGTGCTCGGTCTGATCGACCGCGCCAAGGCGGCGAAATGCTCGGCGCTGGTGCTGACGCTCGACCTGCAGATCCTCGGCCAACGCCACAAGGACGTGCGCAACGGGCTTTCGGCGCCGCCCAAGATGACGCTGGCCAACATCATCGACCTGGCCAGCAAGCCGCGCTGGTGCCTGGGTATCGCCGGCACCAAGCGCCGCACCTTCCGCAACATCGTCGGCCACGCCAAGGGCGTCGGCGACGTCTCTTCGCTGTCGTCCTGGACAAACGAGCAGTTCGATCCACAGCTGTCGTGGAAGGATGTCGCCTGGATCAAGGAGCGCTGGGGCGGCAAGCTGATCCTGAAAGGCATCCTCGACAAGGAGGATGCGCTGATGGCGGCCAAGACCGGCGCCGACGCGATCGTGGTTTCCAACCATGGCGGGCGCCAGCTCGATGGCGCGTCGTCCTCGATCATGGCGCTGGAAGAGATTGCGGACGCGGTCGGCGACAAGATCGAAGTGCACATGGACGGCGGCATCCGCTCCGGCCAGGACGTGCTGAAGGCGCTCTGCCTTGGCGCCAAGGGCACCTATATCGGCCGGCCGTTTCTTTACGGCCTGGGCGCGCTCGGCAAGGAAGGGGTTACCAAAGCGTTGGAAATCATCCGCAAGGAGATGGACATCACGCTGGCGCTGTGCGGAAAGCGTCTGGTCACCGACATGGGCAAGGACCAGCTCCGCCGCTAGTGTCCCGTGACAGCCTGACCACGGAGACCACGAGGCGTTGGCGGAACCCGGCATCCATTTTCTCGACGCGCACGGGCCGGAGGGTGTGCGTCTTTACGCAATCGGCGACGTGCATGGCCGGCTCGACCTGCTGGCCGCCATGCACCAGCGGATCGAGAGCGAACTGGAGTGGAAACCGGTTCGCGACTGGCGGGTGATCCACCTCGGCGACTATGTCGATCGCGGGCCGGACTCCAAGGGGGTCATCGATTTTCTGATCGCGGCGCGAGAACGCGATCCCCGCCATCTGATGCTCGCCGGCAACCACGACATCGGCTTTCTCGACTTTCTGGGAACCCCTGACCCGGAAGGGCTTTTCATGCGCTATGGCGGCGTCCAGACGGCGCTGTCCTATGGCGTGTCCCTCACCGCCGACGCCAGCTGGTTCGGCAAGATGGAGACGATGAGACGGGGACATCAGGCCCTGCTCGAGGCAATGCCATCAGGCCATGTCGACTTCCTGCGATCGCTGCCGTTCTCGGTGACGTCAGGCGATTTCTTCTTCTGCCATGCCGGCATCAGGCCAGGCATTCCGCTGGACAAGCAGAACCCGCAGGACCTGATCTGGATCCGCGACGTTTTCCACGATCACACCGGCCTGTTCCCGAAGATCGTGGTGCATGGCCACACACCCGTCCCCGAGGCGGAAGTGATGGCCAATCGCGTCAATGTCGACACGCTTGCCTGGCAATCAGGCATGCTGACCGCGCTCGTCGTGGACGGAGCCGACAAACGCATCCTGGAAATATCTATAAAGGAAGCTTGAGCCCAGCCGCGCCGCAGGATGCGTCGCGAGCGAGCCGGCTTTAGCGAAGCGAGGCGGTGACGCCGTAGCCGTCGACGGCGTTGTGGTTGTTGGCGGCATCGGCGGAATAAATGCCGAGACCGCACAGCACGATGGCGGACAACATGGCAAAGGACAGAAGCGCTGCTTTCACGGACGTCATCTCTTGTTGAGCTTCCTGCATCTGTGCACCAGGCGGTTACCAATGCGTTGAAACGGAGAATTCGCTTCAAAGTTTCGACGATTTCGCGCTTCTAAGCGCGTTCTGTATCGGCGGTGTGTCGCACGGGTCACACAAAAGGTTCATCCCGGTTGCACAGCCAATGCAGAGCGCGCGCCTTCTAGGATGGCGGGCGGACACAAGCCAAGGATGAAAGGGGTTTTCCCCAACCGGTTTCACGGTTGCGTGCCAATTATGTCACGCGGAGCGCGAGGGCAGG includes:
- a CDS encoding metallophosphoesterase family protein, whose product is MAEPGIHFLDAHGPEGVRLYAIGDVHGRLDLLAAMHQRIESELEWKPVRDWRVIHLGDYVDRGPDSKGVIDFLIAARERDPRHLMLAGNHDIGFLDFLGTPDPEGLFMRYGGVQTALSYGVSLTADASWFGKMETMRRGHQALLEAMPSGHVDFLRSLPFSVTSGDFFFCHAGIRPGIPLDKQNPQDLIWIRDVFHDHTGLFPKIVVHGHTPVPEAEVMANRVNVDTLAWQSGMLTALVVDGADKRILEISIKEA
- a CDS encoding alpha-hydroxy acid oxidase, with protein sequence MSDILTIADLKDLARRRVPKMFFDYADSGAWTESTYRANEEDFQKIKFRQRVLVDMSNRSLESTMIGQKVSMPVALAPTGLTGMQHADGEMLAAQAAEEFGVPFTLSTMSICSIEDVASVTKKPFWFQLYVLRDKDFVLGLIDRAKAAKCSALVLTLDLQILGQRHKDVRNGLSAPPKMTLANIIDLASKPRWCLGIAGTKRRTFRNIVGHAKGVGDVSSLSSWTNEQFDPQLSWKDVAWIKERWGGKLILKGILDKEDALMAAKTGADAIVVSNHGGRQLDGASSSIMALEEIADAVGDKIEVHMDGGIRSGQDVLKALCLGAKGTYIGRPFLYGLGALGKEGVTKALEIIRKEMDITLALCGKRLVTDMGKDQLRR